One Verrucomicrobiota bacterium DNA segment encodes these proteins:
- a CDS encoding dipeptidase, translated as MPAMTPDLECLFSFLRFASVSTDPGQAGEVQACAHWLVELLQGQGLLAETVATSGHPLVLARNGHRAGRRSVLIYGHYDVQPVDPLELWETSPFEPVLKGGKIFARGATDNKGQMMAHVLGVGKLLAAEPDLPLNLTLLFEGEEEVGSQSLHQYLKEKKEELACDVVVVSDTGMIAPGVPTMGYGLRGITALEGRVRGPARDVHSGVYGGAIANPATVAARLLASLHDKEGRVAVDGFYDEVQPLHDWERALWDQLPDGDQEVREATGVSELFGESGFSSYERLWARPTLEVNGLGGGYQGPGSKTIVPAEAFFKLSARLVPNQSPDEIFGKIQKHLEANCPGGVDLHLEQGHGGQPYLGDPQSEYGKAAQEALGRVFGKEPMLIREGGSIPIIQAFQEELGADSLMLGLALPDAQIHSPNESFHLENFEKGMQLSQEVLRGLAALP; from the coding sequence ATGCCCGCGATGACCCCGGATCTGGAATGCCTTTTTTCGTTTTTGCGTTTTGCCAGCGTTTCCACCGATCCGGGACAAGCGGGCGAGGTACAGGCCTGCGCCCACTGGTTGGTGGAGCTTCTTCAAGGGCAAGGATTGCTGGCCGAGACGGTCGCGACCTCCGGGCACCCCTTGGTGCTGGCCCGCAATGGGCACCGGGCCGGGCGACGTTCGGTCTTGATCTACGGGCACTACGATGTGCAGCCGGTCGATCCGCTGGAGTTGTGGGAGACTTCGCCTTTTGAGCCGGTTTTGAAGGGCGGGAAAATCTTCGCTCGCGGCGCCACGGACAACAAAGGCCAAATGATGGCCCACGTCTTGGGGGTCGGGAAGTTGCTGGCGGCGGAGCCCGATCTACCGCTCAATCTCACGCTGCTCTTCGAGGGCGAGGAGGAGGTTGGCAGCCAGAGCTTGCATCAGTATCTGAAGGAAAAGAAGGAGGAGCTGGCGTGCGATGTGGTGGTGGTCTCCGACACCGGGATGATCGCTCCCGGGGTGCCTACCATGGGGTATGGCTTGCGGGGGATCACTGCGCTCGAGGGACGAGTCCGAGGGCCGGCCCGCGATGTCCATTCGGGAGTCTACGGCGGAGCCATTGCCAATCCGGCCACGGTGGCAGCCCGTTTGCTGGCTTCTCTCCATGATAAGGAGGGGCGAGTAGCGGTCGATGGTTTTTACGACGAGGTCCAGCCTCTCCACGATTGGGAGAGAGCGCTTTGGGACCAGCTGCCAGATGGGGACCAGGAGGTCCGAGAGGCGACCGGGGTGAGCGAACTTTTCGGTGAAAGCGGCTTTAGCAGCTACGAGCGGCTTTGGGCGCGACCGACTTTGGAAGTCAATGGGCTGGGTGGTGGCTACCAAGGGCCTGGCTCCAAGACGATCGTCCCGGCCGAAGCCTTTTTTAAGTTGTCGGCCCGGCTGGTTCCGAATCAATCGCCGGACGAGATTTTCGGCAAAATCCAGAAACACCTGGAGGCCAATTGCCCGGGGGGGGTGGACTTGCACTTGGAACAGGGTCATGGCGGGCAACCCTACTTGGGCGACCCGCAGAGCGAGTATGGAAAAGCGGCCCAAGAGGCGCTTGGCCGCGTTTTCGGGAAGGAGCCCATGCTGATCCGCGAGGGGGGGAGCATCCCGATTATCCAAGCGTTCCAAGAGGAGTTGGGTGCGGATTCCCTCATGTTGGGCTTGGCCTTACCCGACGCGCAGATTCATTCTCCCAACGAGAGTTTCCACCTCGAGAATTTCGAAAAAGGCATGCAACTTAGTCAGGAAGTGCTGCGAGGATTGGCCGCGCTTCCTTAA